The following coding sequences lie in one Yamadazyma tenuis chromosome 3, complete sequence genomic window:
- the FDH1_1 gene encoding formate dehydrogenase (NAD+) (COG:C; EggNog:ENOG503NWKW) produces MAKGKVLLVLYKGGHHAEEQKRLLGCAENELGIRKFVEDHGYELVTTTDKDGPNSVVEKEIETAEIVITTPFFPAYVSKERIQKAKNLKICITAGVGSDHIDLNAANQKKLTVAEVTGSNVVSVAEHAVMLILNLVRNFVPSHDIALKGTWDIAGAAKDEYDLEDKVIGTVGAGRIGYRILERLVAFNPKKLYYFDYQELPAAAVKKINDASQLFNGRDAILERVEKLEDLVGRCDVVTINCPLHEKTFGLFDKKLIGKMKDGAWLVNTARGAICNAQDVSDALASGKLLGYGGDVWYPQPPPKDHPWLTMKNAHNGGNAMTPHISGTSIDAQERYSAGVKSILESYFSKKYDYRPQDLIVYNGDYATKAYGERK; encoded by the coding sequence ATGGCAAAAGGAAAGGTTTTATTGGTTTTATACAAAGGTGGACACCACGCAGAAGAGCAGAAACGGTTATTGGGATGTGCTGAAAACGAATTGGGCATCCGtaagtttgttgaagaccACGGCTACGAATTggtcaccaccaccgataAGGATGGTCCAAACTCGGTGGTAGAAAAGGAGATTGAGACAGCTGAAATCGTCATTACCACTCCATTCTTCCCAGCTTACGTTTCAAAGGAAAGAATCCAAAAggccaaaaacttgaaaatttgTATCACCGCTGGGGTGGGATCTGATCACATTGATTTGAATGCCGCcaaccaaaagaagttgacaGTGGCTGAAGTCACCGGTTCCAATGTGGTTTCGGTGGCCGAGCATGCAGTTATGCttattttgaacttggtgagaAACTTTGTTCCTTCTCACGACATCGCTTTGAAGGGTACCTGGGATATTGCTGGGGCTGCTAAAGATGAATATGACTTGGAAGATAAAGTTATCGGAACTGTTGGTGCCGGTAGAATTGGTTACAGAATTTTGGAAAGGTTGGTGGCtttcaaccccaagaaaTTGTACTATTTCGACTATCAAGAATTACCAGCGGCTGCCGTCAAGAAGATTAACGATGCTtctcaactcttcaacGGTAGGGATGCTATTCTTGAACGCGTCGAGAAATTAGAGGATTTGGTTGGTAGATGTGATGTTGTAACCATCAATTGCCCATTGCACGAAAAAACCTTTGGTTTGTTTGATAAAAAGTTGATTGGAAAGATGAAGGACGGAGCCTGGTTGGTCAACACTGCCAGAGGAGCCATCTGTAATGCTCAGGATGTTTCTGACGCTCTTGCTTCAGGTAAGTTGTTAGGTTACGGTGGTGATGTCTGGTATCCTCaacctccaccaaaagACCATCCTTGGTTGACCATGAAGAATGCTCACAATGGAGGAAACGCCATGACTCCCCACATCAGTGGAACATCTATTGATGCTCAAGAGAGGTACTCTGCTGGAGTCAAGTCGATTTTGGAGAGTTATTTCTCTAAGAAGTACGACTACAGGCCTCAGGACTTGATTGTGTACAACGGAGACTATGCCACCAAAGCTTACGGTGAGAGAAAGTGA
- the SDH2 gene encoding succinate dehydrogenase complex, subunit B (COG:C; BUSCO:EOG09263X1F; EggNog:ENOG503NVAA): MFKAITRLNTLGLRRTLATSAQEQRLKTFQIYRWNPDTPEIQPKMESYQIDLNQCGPMVLDALLKVKNEHDASLTFRRSCREGICGSCAMNIGGTNTLACLCKIDQDASKDLKIYPLPHMFVVKDLVPDLTHFYKQYKSIQPYLQRDTLPTDGRENLQSIEDRAKLDGLYECILCACCSTSCPSYWWNQQEYLGPAVLMQAYRWLIDSRDEATKIRKEMLQNSMSLYRCHTIMNCAKTCPKGLNPGRAIAEIKKQLAFD; this comes from the coding sequence ATGTTCAAAGCTATCACCCGTCTTAACACCTTGGGTTTAAGAAGAACATTGGCCACCAGCGCCCAAGAACAACGGTTAAAGACATTCCAAATTTACAGATGGAATCCGGACACTCCTGAAATCCAACCCAAAATGGAGTCATACCAAATCGACTTGAACCAATGTGGTCCCATGGTGTTGGACGCCTTATTAAAGGTCAAGAACGAGCACGACGCCTCGTTGACGttcagaagaagttgtAGAGAAGGAATTTGTGGATCCTGTGCCATGAACATAGGAGGTACAAACACATTAGCATGCTTGTGTAAAATAGATCAAGATGCTTCtaaggacttgaagatttatCCATTGCCACACATGTTTGTTGTCAAAGACTTGGTACCCGATTTGACCCATTTCTATAAGCAGTACAAGTCGATTCAACCATACTTACAAAGAGACACACTTCCAACCGACGGGAGAGAAAATTTACAAAGTATCGAAGACAGAGCCAAATTGGACGGGTTGTACGAATGTATTTTATGTGCCTGTTGTTCTACGTCGTGTCCTTCTTACTGGTGGAACCAGCAAGAATATTTGGGTCCTGCTGTGTTGATGCAAGCCTACAGATGGTTGATTGACTCGCGTGACGAAGCTACGAAGATCAGAAAGGAAATGTTACAAAACTCCATGTCGTTGTACAGATGTCACACCATCATGAACTGTGCCAAAACCTGTCCTAAGGGATTGAATCCTGGAAGAGCCATCGCAGAAATCAAGAAGCAATTGGCGTTTGATTAG
- a CDS encoding uncharacterized protein (EggNog:ENOG503NV36; COG:G) translates to MKDKSASEIDIQAKVSHSSLDSASNNLGVHQITSNNGEIINITDKYVDKKLERKVRLKLDLHTLPLICILYLFNALNKGNISNAKTNTIEADLDITGDQWNLMLSIFYIPFVLFAFPLSLVIKRFNAARVLPVLAFTFGSINLLLVSAFNFSGLMAGRFFLGLCESAVLPGIIFYLSTFYRRHELASRLSIIYSFSSIANAFSGLLAFGVFQIEHSVLHGWQILFLLEGSLTIVVAVCAFLFLPRDIQSAGFLTEEEKQYAQYRVETDSSAAQGGTFEFRDAIKVFRSPVTFAWLFEELCIGVPLNSINNWFPQIIQAMGKSTVQTNLYTVAPNIWGAVILLVFAFSSDHYRVRSAFLVVAIAATLIGFVVYGAIDITKDIGVGYFACFLMTTGASASSVLTSTWYNNNTPNENRRVVISAVGIPLANAAGLISTNIFRPKDAPKYLPALGITAGFGGLAIVVVVGITTFMVFDNRRRDKKQGVTLKYNDVPTADLREGPSNPNFRWMF, encoded by the coding sequence atgaaagACAAGTCTGCAAGCGAAATCGATATCCAAGCGAAAGTGTCCCACTCTAGCCTCGACTCGGCTTCCAACAATCTCGGAGTCCACCAGATCACCTCCAATAATGgagaaatcatcaatatcaccGATAAGTACGTCGACAAGAAGCTCGAACGCAAAGTCAGATTGAAGTTAGACCTCCACACCTTACCGTTGATCTGTATTTTGTACCTTTTCAATGCCTTGAACAAGGGAAATATCTCCAATGCTAAAACCAACACCATTGAAGCTGACTTGGATATTACCGGAGACCAGTGGAATTTGATGCTCTCAATCTTCTACATCCCGTTTGTGTTGTTTGCCTTCCCACTCTCGTTGGTTATCAAGCGGTTTAACGCCGCCAGAGTGTTGCCAGTTTTGGCATTTACGTTTGGatccatcaacttgttgttggtgagtGCGTTCAACTTTCTGGGATTGATGGCAGGCcggttcttcttggggCTCTGTGAGCTGGCGGTTTTGCCCGGAATCATCTTCTACTTGTCGACCTTCTACAGACGGCATGAGTTGGCGTCTCGGTTGTCTATCATCTACTCATTTTCGTCAATTGCCAATGCCTTTAGTGGGTTATTGGCTTTTGGAGTTTTCCAGATCGAACACCTGGTTTTGCACGGGTGGCAGATCTTATTCTTGTTGGAAGGACTGTTGACCATCGTCGTGGCCGTATGTGCGTTCCTTTTCTTGCCCAGAGACATCCAATCGGCAGGCTTTTtgactgaagaagagaaacaaTATGCCCAGTACCGGGTAGAAACCGACTCATCGGCGGCTCAGGGAGGCACATTCGAGTTCCGGGATGCCATCAAGGTGTTCCGCAGTCCCGTGACGTTTGCCTGGCTCTTTGAGGAATTATGTATTGGGGTTCCATTgaactccatcaacaattGGTTCCCCCAAATCATCCAGGCCATGGGTAAATCTACCGTCCAGACAAACTTGTACACGGTGGCACCCAACATCTGGGGAGCGgtcattttgttggtgtttgcGTTCAGTTCGGACCACTACCGAGTTCGTTCTGcgtttttggtggtggccatcGCCGCAACCTTgattgggtttgtggtttaTGGAGCCAttgacatcaccaaagataTCGGCGTGGGATACTTTGCctgtttcttgatgaccACCGGGGCCAGTGCCTCGTCGGTTTTGACTTCCACCTGGTATAACAACAATACTCCTAATGAGAATAGGAGAGTGGTGATTTCGGCCGTGGGAATTCCATTGGCAAATGCTGCTGGGTTAATTTCCACCAATATTTTCCGTCCTAAGGATGCTCCTAAGTATCTTCCAGCTCTTGGTATCACCGCGGGTTTTGGAGGATTGGCCattgtggtggtggtgggaatCACTACCTTTATGGTGTTTGACAACAGGAGGAGAGACAAGAAGCAGGGCGTGACTTTAAAGTACAATGACGTTCCAACGGCCGACTTGCGTGAAGGGCCTTCCAACCCCAATTTCCGGTGGATGTTCTAG
- a CDS encoding uncharacterized protein (COG:J; EggNog:ENOG503P4CF), whose translation MGATRIEWAAIDGQEHPVLAPAWVNNGTVFTSGIIGQNYATGEVPETLAEQTELAIANVKQVLAASGSSLDKVFKVMMFISHAEYSVEMNSIYGKHFVQKPARSCVIAAFMDARIKVELEVIATTD comes from the coding sequence atgggTGCTACAAGAATCGAATGGGCTGCAATTGACGGCCAGGAACACCCCGTGTTGGCTCCTGCTTGGGTCAACAACGGAACCGTCTTCACCTCGGGAATCATTGGTCAGAACTATGCTACTGGTGAGGTGCCTGAGACTTTGGCAGAACAGACTGAATTGGCCATTGCCAATGTGAAGCAGGTGTTGGCCGCTAGTGGGTCGTCTTTGGATAAGGTGTTCAAGGTGATGATGTTCATTTCGCACGCAGAATACTCGGTAGAGATGAACCTGATCTATGGCAAGCACTTTGTGCAAAAACCTGCTCGTTCTTGTGTGATTGCTGCATTTATGGATGCAAGGATCAaggtggagttggaggtgattGCCACAACTGATTAG